In Thermovirga sp., the DNA window CCTACGCCGGGGTCCACGATGGCCAGGTGGATACCGACGGGCATGTAGAGAACCGCCCCCGCGAGCATCCAACCGCCGGAAATGATATCAAAGGGGGGAACTTCGTGGCTGATGTCTATCACCGGCAAGGTGACCCCTCTTCGCAAAAGGAGTCCCTTGCAGCAGGCCACGGTCTCATCGGCCAGCCCAAAGTCAGAAAGAAAGGTGACGCATCTGAATTCCCCGGTCATTTCCGAACACCCCCGTTAAATATACCATCAACAATTCCAGGGCAGACCCCGCAGGAAAAAAGTAGGTCGATCAGGCCATCCCGTGATTGCCTTTATGAATAGGAGATACCACCACTCTCCTCAAGGGCTCGGACCCTATCGAGCAGGTCGAGACGTCATCCCGCTCTTTGAGAGAGATATGGACGATCCTCCTCTCCCAACTGGTCATCGGTTCAAGGCGGATCGGCCGCCCCTTTCTCTTGGCCTCCCTGGCGGCTGCAAGGGCTATCTTTTCAATGCTCTCTTGGCGGCGGGCCTTGTAACCGCCGCTGTCGATCCGAATTCTCCGCCCCCGGTCCTCGTTGCGGAGGACCAGGTTGGTGAGGAACTCGATGGCTCGAAGGGTCTCGCCGGACCTGCCTATGGCTATCGAAGCGTCCTCTCCGTTCAGATCGATACTGCCTGGCCCGGTGACCTCGGGTTCGATTAAAAGGTCCATCCTCTTGATGAGGCCCTCCAGGAAAGGGTATGACTCGGGGGAAGGTCCATCGGGTCTTCTTGGCCTCAGGGTCAGGGCGACGCGGATCTTCTTGCCCAGGATGCCGAAAAGCCTTTTGCCCTCGTCCATGACGCGGATATCTATATCAGAAGGATCCACGGACCAACGGAGGGAACCGATATGGCGGGCCTCTTCCAGGGAGTTTACCTCAACTTCAAAAGTCTCATGCTCTTCCACAGTATTAACCCCTTTCATTCCATCGAGGGACTATGGCCTGCCTTACTTCTTCTGGGGCTTTTCCTTTAGAAGAACGGGCTTGTCGCGCATCTCCTCCTCGGTTTTTTTCTTGATGTGCCACTGCTGCCCCACGCCGATGAGCGAGGATACCCCCCAGTAAAGGAGCACTCCGCCGGGCAGGCTGAGGCAGATAAAGGTAAGGAAAGCCGGCATGAACCAGTTCATGAACTGCATCTGGGGATTGGAGCTCCCGCTGAGTTGCTGCTGGAACCAAGTGACAAAACC includes these proteins:
- a CDS encoding single-stranded DNA-binding protein: MKGVNTVEEHETFEVEVNSLEEARHIGSLRWSVDPSDIDIRVMDEGKRLFGILGKKIRVALTLRPRRPDGPSPESYPFLEGLIKRMDLLIEPEVTGPGSIDLNGEDASIAIGRSGETLRAIEFLTNLVLRNEDRGRRIRIDSGGYKARRQESIEKIALAAAREAKRKGRPIRLEPMTSWERRIVHISLKERDDVSTCSIGSEPLRRVVVSPIHKGNHGMA
- a CDS encoding YidC/Oxa1 family membrane protein insertase — its product is GFVTWFQQQLSGSSNPQMQFMNWFMPAFLTFICLSLPGGVLLYWGVSSLIGVGQQWHIKKKTEEEMRDKPVLLKEKPQKK